A section of the Anabaena cylindrica PCC 7122 genome encodes:
- a CDS encoding DUF29 domain-containing protein has protein sequence MTSIETTTNQLPTNSLYEQDFYIWIETTIKILRDRQFNQLDIDNLIEEIETMGRSEKRELINRLRVLIEHLLKLIYWEQVRVENQRGWLDTIVEQRRQIQELLKDSPSLKPLLSEIFTECYTNARKDVLIKTNFPSNKIPTDLSFTLEQTLDINYLP, from the coding sequence ATGACCTCAATTGAAACTACTACAAATCAACTACCCACAAACTCACTGTACGAACAAGATTTTTATATCTGGATAGAAACTACGATCAAAATTTTACGCGATCGCCAATTTAACCAATTAGATATTGATAACTTGATTGAAGAAATAGAAACGATGGGTAGGAGTGAAAAACGGGAATTAATCAATCGTCTAAGAGTATTGATAGAACATCTATTAAAACTAATATATTGGGAACAAGTAAGAGTAGAAAATCAACGCGGTTGGTTAGATACAATTGTAGAACAACGACGACAAATTCAGGAATTATTAAAAGATAGTCCGAGCTTAAAACCTTTATTATCAGAAATATTCACAGAATGTTATACAAATGCCAGGAAGGATGTTTTGATAAAAACAAATTTTCCTAGTAATAAAATTCCTACTGACTTATCATTTACCCTTGAGCAAACCTTAGACATTAATTATCTACCTTAG
- a CDS encoding thioesterase domain-containing protein, with protein MKKNIQPSDNLELQLIKIWENVLRIQPIGLSDNFFDLGGYSLLALRLFAQINEIFGKNIPLAYLFQSPTIKQLAHVLRQEGCSTSWFSLVPIQTKGSKPPFYYIHTASGGLIHSLNLLSKLDADQPVYGLQAQGLDGKKSPHTCIEDMASHYIKEIQTVQPHGPYLLGGWCAGGVIAYEMAQQLYAQGETVELLTIFDAFPPKMILPSSEGVNFLSLVKTKSRVTKYTLYLMDMIQRNRRNFNNLTFQQQMIAIWEKINRRIQDRITETVYQFYVKRNLPLPHTLRHLAVRDAIVHAYKNYCPTVYPGQVIFFRAVDQSQEYARYLKRWEELAAGGLEIHDVPGNHDSIMAEPHVSVLAEKLRCFLQTSAANW; from the coding sequence ATCAAAAAAAATATACAACCATCCGATAATTTAGAACTGCAACTCATAAAGATTTGGGAGAATGTTTTACGCATTCAACCCATAGGATTAAGTGATAACTTTTTCGATTTGGGAGGTTATTCATTACTAGCTTTACGCCTATTTGCTCAAATTAACGAGATATTTGGCAAAAATATTCCTCTTGCTTATCTTTTCCAATCTCCCACAATTAAGCAACTAGCTCATGTGCTTCGGCAAGAAGGATGCTCAACTTCGTGGTTCTCATTAGTTCCTATTCAAACCAAAGGTTCAAAACCACCTTTTTACTATATTCATACCGCATCAGGAGGTTTGATACACAGCCTGAATTTGTTATCTAAACTGGATGCTGATCAACCAGTTTATGGTTTACAAGCACAAGGCTTAGATGGGAAAAAGTCTCCTCATACTTGTATTGAAGATATGGCTTCTCACTATATTAAAGAAATTCAAACTGTTCAACCTCATGGACCATATTTACTGGGAGGATGGTGTGCAGGAGGTGTGATAGCCTATGAAATGGCACAACAACTTTATGCCCAGGGAGAAACTGTTGAATTATTAACTATTTTCGATGCTTTTCCTCCGAAAATGATACTTCCATCTTCTGAAGGGGTGAATTTTTTATCTCTAGTGAAAACAAAGTCTCGTGTCACTAAATATACATTGTATTTAATGGATATGATTCAGCGCAATCGTCGCAATTTTAATAATTTGACATTTCAACAGCAGATGATCGCAATTTGGGAAAAAATTAATCGGCGAATTCAAGATAGAATCACGGAAACTGTGTATCAATTCTATGTGAAGAGAAATCTGCCTTTACCCCACACACTCCGCCACTTAGCTGTTAGAGATGCCATCGTTCATGCTTACAAAAATTATTGTCCTACGGTTTATCCAGGTCAAGTAATCTTTTTTAGAGCAGTTGATCAATCTCAAGAATACGCTCGTTATCTCAAGAGATGGGAAGAATTAGCTGCTGGTGGCTTAGAAATTCATGATGTTCCTGGTAATCACGATAGTATTATGGCTGAACCTCATGTTTCAGTTTTGGCTGAAAAATTAAGATGCTTTTTACAGACTTCAGCAGCGAACTGGTAG
- a CDS encoding TldD/PmbA family protein, which translates to MASANLSQDTLAEHLLELALKSGAEAAEVYQSRSLSRPVFFEANRLKQLETSQSEGTALRLWLNGRPGLTVAYGSVDPQVMVERSLALSQLNQPELLELVGKSPTSYPDVGEAVPVEKLIKWGKEAIALIRDVYPDVLCHSDWECDVENTRLINSKGLDCHYTDTTLSCYISAEWVRGDDFLSVADGQTQRGELNPDKVAYQILQRLAWSEENNVTTPSGRVPVLFTSKAADMLWGTVQAALNGKRILEKSSPWGEKLGKSIVSPSLTLYQDPEAGPYSCPFDDEGQPTQSLIFIENGILQNFYSDRTTGRQLNIGSTGNGFRPGLGSYPTPGLFNFLIEPGTASLQQLIQDMDEGLIVDQILGGGDGISGDFSINIDLGYWVKKGQVIGRVKDTMVAGNVYTALKQLVKIGGDADWNGACYTPSLIVEGLSITGRNR; encoded by the coding sequence ATGGCTTCTGCAAATTTGTCACAAGATACACTAGCGGAACATCTGCTAGAACTTGCCTTAAAATCTGGCGCAGAGGCTGCGGAGGTGTATCAGTCGCGATCGCTTTCTCGTCCTGTGTTTTTTGAGGCTAACCGCCTGAAACAACTAGAAACCAGTCAATCGGAAGGGACAGCACTGCGGCTATGGCTCAATGGTCGTCCCGGACTAACGGTGGCTTATGGTTCTGTAGATCCACAAGTCATGGTAGAGCGATCGCTGGCTTTGAGCCAACTCAATCAACCGGAATTATTGGAATTAGTGGGTAAATCTCCTACGTCCTACCCTGATGTTGGGGAAGCTGTACCAGTAGAAAAGTTGATTAAATGGGGCAAGGAAGCGATCGCTCTGATTCGTGATGTTTATCCAGATGTTCTCTGTCATAGTGACTGGGAATGTGATGTTGAAAACACTAGATTAATCAATAGCAAAGGTTTAGATTGTCACTATACTGACACCACTCTTAGCTGTTATATTTCAGCAGAATGGGTAAGAGGTGATGATTTTTTGAGTGTTGCGGATGGACAAACCCAACGGGGTGAACTCAACCCTGATAAAGTCGCTTACCAAATTTTACAGCGATTAGCTTGGTCAGAAGAGAATAATGTTACTACCCCTAGCGGTCGGGTTCCGGTTTTGTTCACTTCCAAAGCTGCGGATATGTTATGGGGAACTGTTCAGGCGGCTTTAAATGGAAAACGCATCCTAGAAAAATCTTCCCCTTGGGGAGAAAAATTAGGTAAATCCATTGTTTCACCGAGTTTAACCCTTTATCAAGACCCAGAAGCAGGGCCTTATAGTTGTCCTTTTGATGATGAAGGTCAGCCTACACAGTCTTTGATATTTATTGAAAACGGCATTTTACAAAATTTTTATAGCGATCGCACAACTGGACGACAATTAAATATTGGTAGTACCGGCAATGGTTTTCGTCCTGGTTTGGGTAGCTATCCCACCCCCGGTTTATTTAACTTCCTCATTGAACCCGGTACGGCATCCCTACAACAATTGATTCAAGACATGGATGAGGGTTTAATCGTAGACCAAATACTAGGAGGAGGAGACGGTATTTCTGGTGATTTTTCTATCAATATTGATTTGGGATATTGGGTGAAAAAAGGCCAGGTAATTGGCCGCGTTAAAGATACGATGGTCGCTGGTAACGTCTACACAGCCCTCAAACAATTAGTTAAAATCGGTGGTGATGCTGATTGGAATGGTGCTTGTTACACGCCTTCACTGATAGTAGAAGGACTCTCAATCACTGGGAGAAATCGTTAA
- a CDS encoding Tab2/Atab2 family RNA-binding protein, giving the protein MGSIWELDFYSRPILDENQKKVWEVLVCESPSDVRTKTDSLFRYAQYCPSTQVNSGWLRTALQEAIEKAGEAPIKIRFFRRQMNNMITKACEGVGIPAISSRRTLFLNQWLQQRMEEVYPQEPGYQGIANPSVRLDKPLPQRLPDALEGKQWAFVTLDAGDFAEMPEWEIGFGEAFPLELAKLSPEARIPGILIFSPRALPLAGWMSGLEMAYLHFDTKQGDRLILETGATESWIVANIKTPQLLAEAQGFAQAKEKANGVHFIGVQSDPQAQSFAGFWLLQEVNLP; this is encoded by the coding sequence ATGGGCAGTATTTGGGAACTCGATTTTTACTCCCGTCCGATTTTGGACGAAAATCAAAAAAAAGTTTGGGAAGTCTTAGTTTGCGAAAGTCCTTCGGATGTTCGCACGAAAACAGACTCTTTATTTCGCTATGCTCAATATTGCCCTAGTACCCAGGTAAATTCGGGTTGGTTGCGGACTGCGTTACAGGAAGCTATTGAGAAAGCGGGGGAAGCTCCAATCAAAATTCGCTTTTTCCGCCGCCAAATGAATAATATGATTACTAAAGCTTGTGAAGGTGTGGGTATTCCCGCTATATCTAGCCGCCGCACTTTGTTTCTTAATCAGTGGCTACAGCAGCGCATGGAGGAAGTTTATCCCCAGGAACCAGGGTACCAAGGGATCGCAAATCCATCAGTACGTTTAGATAAACCTTTACCCCAACGTTTACCTGATGCTTTGGAAGGAAAACAGTGGGCATTTGTGACTTTAGATGCGGGGGATTTTGCAGAAATGCCAGAGTGGGAAATTGGCTTTGGTGAAGCTTTCCCCCTAGAATTGGCAAAATTGTCACCAGAAGCGCGGATTCCAGGAATTTTGATTTTTTCACCAAGAGCTTTACCTTTAGCTGGTTGGATGTCTGGTTTGGAAATGGCTTACTTGCACTTTGACACCAAGCAAGGAGATAGATTGATTTTGGAAACCGGTGCAACTGAAAGCTGGATTGTTGCAAATATTAAAACTCCTCAACTTCTAGCTGAGGCTCAAGGTTTTGCACAAGCGAAGGAAAAAGCTAATGGAGTTCATTTTATTGGTGTGCAGTCAGATCCCCAAGCTCAATCTTTTGCTGGGTTTTGGCTGTTACAAGAGGTAAATTTGCCTTAA